The proteins below are encoded in one region of Pseudomonas sp. SCB32:
- a CDS encoding DUF6500 family protein — MRDSLRRKVIEVCNRKIEQKGPDVGLSFYAFFANKNDDPELLMEAARWWIAVHELDHFEKASKIRLMVERGD; from the coding sequence ATGCGGGACAGCCTGAGACGAAAAGTGATCGAGGTCTGCAATAGGAAAATCGAGCAGAAAGGGCCAGACGTGGGCCTGTCGTTCTACGCCTTTTTTGCCAATAAAAATGATGATCCAGAGCTGCTAATGGAGGCCGCCCGCTGGTGGATAGCGGTGCATGAGCTTGACCATTTTGAGAAGGCGTCGAAGATCAGATTGATGGTAGAGCGGGGAGACTAG
- a CDS encoding oligopeptide/dipeptide ABC transporter ATP-binding protein has translation MNHLSSPPSTLLELSGVEVRYPVGRDWLGRAKGQAHALNGIDLTLYKGETLGILGESGCGKSTLAQVLMGLVEPVGGTLSATGENLGQRNTQIVFQDPQSSLDPRLPVWKLITEPLVVRSRRPSAELRAVAERLALQVGIRPEYLDRHAHQFSGGQRQRIAIARALSSDPDIIILDEPTSALDISVQAQILNLLAELQRERGLTFVLISHNVSVVRHLADRVAVMYLGQIVELGNAAEVLEQPRHPYTQLLLEAVPRLDKPLTGDAAAQRTELPGNRVLPSGCFFRERCSQAGPGCERPQALLSTVEGEVRCHRHASASTISALAVGS, from the coding sequence ATGAATCATCTTTCTTCTCCACCCTCGACACTGTTGGAGCTCAGCGGAGTTGAAGTGCGTTATCCAGTAGGTCGCGATTGGCTGGGGCGCGCCAAGGGCCAGGCTCACGCGCTTAACGGCATCGACCTCACGCTCTACAAGGGTGAAACCTTGGGCATTCTCGGTGAGTCCGGTTGCGGCAAGAGCACTCTCGCTCAGGTACTCATGGGGCTGGTCGAGCCGGTGGGCGGTACCCTGAGTGCCACCGGGGAAAACCTGGGGCAGCGGAATACTCAGATTGTTTTCCAGGACCCTCAATCGTCGCTCGATCCCAGACTTCCAGTCTGGAAGCTCATCACGGAGCCTCTCGTGGTACGCAGCAGAAGACCATCCGCCGAACTGCGTGCGGTCGCTGAGCGCTTGGCCCTTCAGGTGGGTATTCGCCCTGAGTATCTGGACCGCCATGCGCACCAGTTCTCCGGCGGCCAGCGCCAGCGCATCGCCATTGCCCGAGCACTGTCCTCAGACCCAGACATTATCATCCTCGATGAGCCCACCTCAGCCTTGGATATTTCGGTCCAAGCCCAGATCCTTAACCTGCTTGCTGAGCTGCAGCGCGAGCGTGGTCTTACCTTCGTACTGATCTCCCACAATGTCTCGGTAGTGCGCCATCTGGCGGATCGGGTTGCAGTGATGTATCTGGGGCAAATTGTGGAGCTGGGAAATGCTGCTGAGGTGCTTGAGCAGCCTCGTCATCCCTACACGCAATTGTTGCTTGAGGCAGTGCCACGCCTGGACAAGCCTCTGACTGGTGACGCTGCCGCCCAGCGCACGGAGCTGCCAGGTAACCGCGTGCTGCCCAGCGGCTGCTTCTTTCGTGAGCGCTGCTCTCAAGCGGGGCCCGGCTGTGAGCGGCCCCAGGCCTTGCTATCGACCGTAGAGGGGGAGGTGCGCTGTCATCGCCACGCCTCCGCATCAACAATCTCAGCCCTTGCTGTGGGCAGTTAG